The following nucleotide sequence is from Gammaproteobacteria bacterium.
GACCAACGATCTCTCCTCGATTGATATTTAAATCGACAGCGCGAACGACCTTGTCCCAGGTACCATCAATCTTGGGAAATTTGACGGTCAGCCCGCGAAGCTCAAGGACACTGTTTTCTTGTCGAGGGTTCATAAAAGCGGCGCAGGGCCCTTTTGCCGGAACCGCTGCGTCAATCCGTCTCCCAATAGATTGGCGGCGACAACCACAATCACAATCGCAATTCCCGGGGCAAACACCAACCAGGGTTCGCGCAGCAGGTATTGGCGCGCCTCCGCCAGCATGTTGCCCCAGGTTGGCGCACCGAGAGGTGCACCGATTCCAAGAAACGAAAGTGCGCTTTCGGCGATCAACATGTCCGCACAATTGAACGCGGTCATCGCCAATAGCGTGGGCAGGATACCTGGCAGAAGATGCCCACCAAGAATCGACCAGCGACCGACCCCCTGCAACCGCGCGTTAGTCACGTAGCTGCGCTGCATGAGGCTTAGTGCCTCCGCATAGGTCACCCGAGCAAAGACCGGCCAGCCCAGGAAACCGAGCGTCAGCACCATTGGCAGCCAGCCTTGACCAATTATCGCAATGACACAAACCGCAACGATGAGTCCCGGAAACGCAATAACCGTATCTGTAAACCACCGAATCGTTGTGCGCGGCCACCCGTCGATTCCCGCGGCCGATAAACCAAGAATTGCCCCAATCGTGAGCGAAATAAGTGTTGCGCTGACCGCCGCACTGCTCGACCAGACGAGGCCGGCGAGCAACCGCGACCAGATATCACGCCCGATGTGATCGGTTCCAAGCCAATGTCCGGCAGTACCAAGGGGCTGCAGGCGATTCTCAAGCACATTGACGTCCGGTTCGTGCGCGGACAACAAAGGCGCGAACACAACCATCAACGCCAACGCGAGACACATGCCAATGCCGAATATGAGTTCCACGTTGCGGCTACCCAGGGCCCGCCGCCGTGTTGGTTCAAGCCGACGACGCGCGAAAATCACGTGCTGGTCCCCGTGTCACGTAACCTCGGATCGAAGAACCGAAAGCTCATGTCCGTAAGCGTATTGACGGCGAAGACCAGTACGGCAATGAAGATTGCGAGAGTCTGGACCAATGGAAAATCCAGCGTTCTTGTTGACTGCATGAGCTGCCAGCCCAGACCAGGCCATGCGAACATCGTCTCAACGATCACCGAGCCCGAAACCAGGTACGCGAACTGCGCACCGATGAGCGCAACCGCACCCAGCAGCGCATTGGGCAACGCGTGCCTCCAAAGCACTGCGCGCGGCGATGAGCCATATGCGAGTGCTGTGCGAATGTAGTCTTTGCTTAGCGTCTCGGATACCTTGGTGCTGATGACACGCGTGAGCTTGGGCACCAGAAAGGAAGCCAGTGTCAGTGTCGGCAACACCCAGGTTTCGAGTCCGCCTCGACCGATCGACGGCAACCAACCCAGTTTTACCGACAACAACTGGATGAGAAAGAGACCGGCAACGAATCCCGGCACACCCTGTGCGAGAAAGATAATCAGATTCGCAACGCGACGAGACCCGTGCATCTGGTAAATACCAAGCCAGGCTCCTAATGGGAGACAAATGGCAATGGTGAGAAGCATTGCCATCACGGTTAACTGAAGTGTTACCGGGAGCGCTTCCACCACCACTGTCAATGCGGGTCGACCGCTTTCCAGCGAGATGCCGAAATCAAGGCGCGCCAAGGACCATAGATAGTTGATGTACTGCACAACGAGCGGTTGATCGAGGCCGTAGTGCGCTTTGATCGCTGCCAGCTGGGCTTCAGTAGCATCCGGACCCGCCAGAACAAGCGCTGGGTCACCGGCGACGCGGAGCAGAAAAAACAACAGCGTCACCAGCGAAAACAACAGAAAGAAGAGCTCCTTCAGTTTCCGCAGGCTGGATTGTGCTAGCGGAGACCGAGTAAAAACACGAATTGGCGCCATAATCGCGGCTCTCCACTTGGCCGAGCATTTGGGCGCACCGTCACGGCATGCCCCCGTTGTAATTTACTCCCAATAAACATCCAAGTCGGGTGTTGTTGGATAGACTTGACTGATCAGGTCAGGAAATGTCTAAACCAGAAATACCAGCCATTCAAAACGTAACTGCAGGCCGAGCGGTCCGCTGCGCTGCCGAACGAGCGCCTGAAAAGGTGGCAATCTCGTTCGAAGACCGCTCCCTGACCTACCGCGAATTGGCGGATCGCATAAGCCGGGTCGCGGCCCTGTCAAGTGAAAAGTGGGCGCTTGGTGCCGGCGATCGAGTGGTCCTCCTTGCACCCAATTGCATTGAATACGCTGAACTCTTATTCGGTTTGACGGAAATGGGCGTGGTAGTCGCCACTTTGAATCCGTCTCTCACCTCAAGCGAACTTAAGAAGATAGTGGCTGATTGTGATCCCACTCTGGTCATCGCTCACAATGAATTACGAGACGTCGTGGACTCGGCGCTTCCTACGGAGACCTTTGGTGGAAACCAAACCGACCTCATTAAAGACATCCAACCAATAGACAATTATCCGGCGATCACCGAGGAACACCCGTTCGTGATCGGCTATACGTCCGGGACAACCGGCGACCCCAAAGGAGTCGTACTGTCCCACAGGAGTCGGACATGGACTTTGATGGCAATGGGGGTTGAGTGGGGTTGCTTTGGACCCAATGATGACTTTTTGCTGATGACACCACTTTTCCATGCCGCTGGTTTTGTCTTTTTGGCGGCACCTTTGATGTTTGGTGGAACAGTCACAATCACGAGATCCTTCGACGTCGACAGGGCCATCACACTATTGTCAACCGACCGGCATACAGGGGTGTTCCTGGTGCCGACGATGATTCATCGAATGCTGGATTCGTTAGCGGAATCCAATATCCCGTTCCCTGGAGAGACGCTGAAGACTGTGATCAGCAATGCCGCAGCACTCCCGCAAGCCACCAAGGAAAAAGTGGTAAATCAATGGGGCGAAGGCCTGTTGCACGAGACGTACGGAGCAACGGAGTATGGAATAGTCACCAACATTCGGCCCGAAGATCAACTGCTGAAGGAAGACAGCGTTGGCACGCCCTTTGCCAACATGGAAGCACAGATCCGGGACCAGGACGGCCATGTCATCAACGGCGAAGGTACGGGACTGCTCTATGCGCGCGGCCCATCAACCTTTAGCGGGTATTGGCGTAATCCTGCCGAAACCCGGAAAGCCGTCCAGGACGGTTGGGTCACGGTGGGCGATGTGGCCAGGCGCGACAAAGATGGATGCTACTATATCGTCGACCGCGCGAAAGACATGGTCGTTAGCGGCGGCGTAAACATCTACCCGCGGGAAATCGAGAAAGTCTTGATGGCCTTACCCGATGTGGTGGAGTGTGCTGTTATCGGCGTACCTGACAGTGAGTGGGGTGAGAGATTGCGGGCCTTTGTTGTTGCCGCTGACTCAGCCAGGCTGACTTCGTCCCAAATAATCGAACACTGTCGCAATCAACTCGCCAGCGCAAAGATTCCTCGTGACATATTGTTCACCGACGATCTTCCCAAGAACGCTTCCGGCAAGGTCCTGAAGAACAGGCTCAGAGAGAGGAAAAAACGTGAGCAATGAGACGTTCCGCACAACCAGACAAAAAGCAGTGGCACTGGATTTTCTGGAAGCGTTCTGGCGGGCTGATCTGGATGAAGCCTACGCACATCTGACTTCGGACGCCAAGTTTTACGTCGCGCCCTCTGGCGCTGACGTTCGCGAGCAAGATGCGCGATCCATGCTGGAATTCCTTGTAGACAAACTCTTCAGTCGGTTTCATGAGAATCACCCGCTGAAGTGCGAAATCACTTCGATGATACAGGAGCATGATGTGGTTGCAACGGAGTATGTTGCGCGAGCAAAAACGTTCCGCTTAGAACCCTACGAGAATTATTACTCGGCTCATTTGGTAATTGAGGACCATCTGGTCAGGTCGATCAGCACCTACGGGGACACGTTGTATATGAAGGGTTTGTTGTCCATGCAACGCGGCTAACGGGTTTCGTAAGCTATTGATTTAATGGTGGCCAGGGGCAGAATCGAACTGCCGACACGCGGATTTTCAGTCCGCTGCTCTACCAACTGAGCTACCTGGCCTTGGGGAAAGTGCGCGGATTATAGCGTCGCGCCGGCATTTTCGAATGTCGCGCGCGAGGCGCCGCAGGGTTAGTCCGATGGTGGCCGATACCCTTCCGGTTTGCTGGAACCGCCGCCGAAGAAGAAGGCTTCCATCTGCTCCTCAAGGAACTTGCGCGCGGCGGGCTCGATCGGGGTGAGGCGATACTCGTTGATCAGCATAGTCTGGTGCGAGAGCCACTGCCGCCAGGCCTGTTGCGAGACGTTTTCGAAGATGCGCTGGCCCAGCGCTCCCGGGTAGGGCGGACGCGGCAATCCTTCGGCCTCCGTGCCAAGCAGCACGCACTGTACGGTTCGGGTCATCGCAGGGAATTGTGCAAAAGGCGCACCGGCGCGTCAACGCGAACGGGCCGCGCCAACTCCCAGCGACTCCACCAGGCGGCGAATGGGCGCCGGCATGCCAAGCTCCTGCACGCCGTCGTGCCACCGCCATTGAACGCCGTCCTGAATTTCGCTGGAGGACGTGTTCACGGGCAGATGGATCGGCCGGATCTCCAGCTCGAAGTGGCTGAAGCCGTGCCGGATCGGCGCAAGTTCGGCATGGCTTTTCGGGGAACAGCCGAGGACTCTGCCGCACCAGTCCCCGGCGCTTTCCCCGTCGTCAAGAGTGGGCAGGCTCCACAAACCTGCCCAGATGCCTGTGGGAGGGCGCCGGCGCAGCAGCACGGCGCCGTCCGGGCGTTGCGCCACGAGCATGGACCTGCGTTTGAGCGGGCGGTTCGCCCTGGGTTTCGAGGCCGGGATTTCGCCGGTCAGTCCGTGCCGCCTTGCGCGGCAGGATTCGGCAAGAGGACACGCGTCGCAGCGGGGGCTGTGCCGCAGGCATACCGTGGCGCCCAGGTCCATGATCGCCTGCGTGTAGTCGCGCACCCTTTCCGACGGCGTATTGGCCTCGGCCAGGCCCCATAACTTCCTGCTTATCGAGGCTTTGCCTGGCCAGCCCTCGACGGCATGCACACGCGCCAGAACGCGCCGCGCGTTGCCGTCCAGGATGGCCCTGCGCTGCCCGTGCGCCAGCGCAAGAATGGCGCCGGCCGTGGAGCGACCTATGCCGGGCAGCGCCACGAGCGAGTCGAAATCATGGGGCAGTTCGCCACCGTGTTGCCCAACCACGATCCTGGCAGCCTTCAGCATGTTGTGCGCGCGTGTGTAGTAGCCCAATCCCGCCCAGATCGCCAATACATCGTCATCCTGTGCCGCGGCCAGAGATTGCACGTCCGGGAAGGAAGCCATGAACCGCTCGAAGTACGGCATCACGGTTTCGACGCGGGTCTGCTGAAGCATGATTTCCGACACCCAGATGCGGTAAGGCGTACGGTTCTTCTGCCAGGGAAGGTGTTTTCTTCCGTGCTTATCCCACCATGCGAGCAGTTGCGGCGCGATCATCGGGCGCATTGTAGGGCCGGCCCTCGGGAGCGGTTGCGGACAGGTCGATCACCTGGTCGGCGTATTGCAGGATGGCCGGGCGGTGGGCGGCGCATATCACCGTGATTCCGAGATCCCGGAGCGTACGTACGACCCGCTCCTCGGTCGCGGGATCGAGATGGCTGGTCGCTTCGTCCAGGATCATCGCGCGCGGGCGCCGGTAGAGGGCCCGGGCCAGCAGGATCCTCTGCACCTGACCGCCCGACAGGTTCGAACCCATGTCGCCGATCCGGCTGGCCATGCCCATCGGGAACTGCCGAATTTCCTCGTCCACGGCCGCCAGACGGGCCACTTCGTCGATCAGTTCCGTGTTTGGCGCCGGGTCGAAGAAACTGATGTTCTCGGCGATGCTGCCGCGAAACAGAACGTCGCCCTGCAGCACCAGGCCCAGTTGCCGGCGATAGTCGCGTCGGTGCAGGCGTTTGACGTCCGTTCCGTCCGCCAGAAACCTTCCTTCCGTGGCCGTTTCCAGGCCCGCGAACAGCTTGAGCAGGGTGCTCTTGCCGCTGCCCGATGGTCCCGTCAGCACGACCAGTTGACCCGGTTCAATACGGCAGGAAAATCCCCGCAGGACGAACTGCTCGTTGCTGCTGTAAGCGAATCCCAGGCCCCGCGCTTCGAACGCGCCGCCAAGCCGGCGAACCGGCAGTCCGTCCTCCGGTTCGGCCTCATGCTCCACGATGTCCCCCAACCGCTCGGCGTGCAGTCGAAGCATGTAAGCCTGCTGGAACAGTGAGATGAGCGAGCCGAGCGCCCCGCTGAACCGGCCACGCAAGGTCATGAAGGCAAACAGCGCGCCAAGCGTGATCTGACCGTTGAACAGCGCCAGCACTCCTACGCCCAGAAACGCGATCTGTTCGGCTTCGCCAAGCGCGCTCAGTCCGGCTCCGGAGTACATGCCTATGCGCGCGCTGCGCACATCCAGGTTCAGCTTGTCCACCAGGTGCGTTTGCCAGACGGTAAGACGTTCGCTCTCACCGGCCAGCGCCTTTACCGTTTCGCTTCCGCGGAGCGATTCCAGCATCGCCGAACTCTGCCTGGCTCCCGCCACCAGCCCGTCCCGCGACAAACGCCTTTGAGTGGGAAGCACGCTCCACACCAGCCCTGTGCGAAGCGCCAGACCGATAAGACTGATCATCATCAGGACGGGACTGTAGATCAGCATCACCACGCCGGTAAGACCGACCTTGAGCAGATCGATAATGCCCGTGACCACCGAGCCCGTCGCGAACTGGATGATCGGCGACAGCGATTGCATGCGTGAAACCACATCGCCGACATGCCGTTCCCGGAAGAAGCGCACCGGCAGGCTGAACAGCCGGCGCGTGAGATTGCGGGAAGTCTGCAGAGAGATCGACGTGGACAGCCAGATTCCGATCCAGCCCTGAAGCAACTGCAGCGGAATTCCTATTGCCGCCAGCAGGGCCATTGCGATAAGCATGGAGCGCAGCAACTCGGAGTCCTGGGACGTGGTTACCTCGTCGATCAGGATTTGCGAAAGTATGGGAGGCGCCAGACTGAGTATCTGCATCGCCAGCGCGATCATCGTCAGGCCCGCCAATGTGCGCGCGAGACGGTCGAACGACCGGGCTATGGACTTGAGCGGCAGTGCGCCCCGCAGGTCCGCGGCCCTGAAATCGGCATGCGGCGTCAGTTCGAGCGCCACGCCCGTGAAGTGCGTGTCCAATTGTGCAAGACGCCACCAGCGGCGATCGGCCGCCGGATCCAGGATCAGGGCGCGCTGCTTGCGAACTCTCTCCAGGACGACATAGTGATCCAGGTCCCAGTGCAGGACGCAGGGAACCTTGAGTTGCCGAAGCTCTTCCAGCTCCAGCCTGAGAGGTCGTCCGCTCAAGCCCAATATCTCGGCCGTTTCCATCAGCGCCTGCAGCGTGTGCCCGCGTCCTGCGCCTCCGGTTCGGGCACGGGCCGCGGCCAGGTCGATACGCAGTCCATGAAAATCGGCAATCATCGCCAGACAGGCCAGCCCGCACTCGGATTGCTGGTGCTGAGGAATGTGCCGCAGCCGCCTGAGCTGGCCGATGGCGACGTCAAATGCCGGTTTGAAGGTCCGCAAGCGAGGGCTCTTCGACATTCATCGAGGTGTCGCCGGCGCCGCGAACAAGCGGATCCAGGAGCCAGCGGATGAGTGTGCGACGGGTTTCAATGATGGTGGCCTCCACGCTGAGCCCGGGGCGCAGCGGCCAGCGGCGGTCCCTTGCCTGCATGTGCTGTCGCTCAAGCATCACGCGTGCCTCATAGGCGGGAGCGAGCAGATTTGGTACCAGGCGAATGGCGTTCGCCTGAAGAGGGCCGGACGTCATATCGGTCACGGTGCCCCGCAATACGCCGAACTGCCGCGACGGAAAGGCCGGGAGTTTCAGCACGGTTTCCTGTCCGAGTTCGGCTCGGCCGCCCGCCGCTGACGACAGGTAAAGCCGGGCTTCCATCTCCGCGCCTGGCGGATGCATCGTGACCAGCGCATCGCCCACGCTGACCGGCTTGCCGGCGCTGCCCAGAACGTCGGCCAGTTTCCCCCGCATGGGCGCGGTGACTGCCCGGCGCGACAGCCCTTCCAGTTCCACGGCGCGTTCCGCCAGACGTTCCGATTCGATTTCCAGGTTCAAATCCAGCGCCTGGAAGGACTGGCGTTCAGCAACCATTTCCTGGGAGATGCGGCCTGCGGAGGCCTTGGTTTCAATCTGCCGGGAACGGAGTTGGTCCAGCAGCGCCGCCGCCTGCAGCCACCGCAGTTCCGCGGGTTCCACGTCGCGCCTTGCAGCGTGTCCCTTAGACGCCAGCGCCTTGAGCCGCCCGTAGTCGGCGTCCGCCAGCTCAACCTGACGGGCCGCGTTTTGCACCCGTGCCTCGAGCAGTTCCGCTGCGGATTCAAGCGCAGCCTGCTCAAGGCGCATGGAACTCATTCTTGCGTCGAAGGCGTTTCGTTCCCTGTCCCTGCGCTGCAGCAGCAATTGTCTTTGGTGCGCCGCCGACAAGGACCGGGTTCGATAGCTGCCGATTCCGTCGGCAAGCGTGCGGTCCACGACCAGCGTCATCAGCGTGCTGCCGGACGCCACCATGTCACCCGGCTCGACCAGCACATCCTCGATCACGCCGCTTTGCTCGGCGGATATTGTGGTGAGACCACCCACGGGCAGGATTACGCCGGGCGCATGCAGCCGGCTCGGTACCTGTATCACGAAGGCCAGCGCGATCAGGGCCGCAAGGCAAGCGCAAGCGACCAGAACCGCAACAGGTGTAGAGGCCGGCCCGGCCAGCAGCACCTTCCCGAGGAAGCGATGCCGCCGATTGGACAGGGCGTTGTCGCGGAACAGACCGGGGTCTTCCCGCGAGCGCCCGGAAGGAAGATTGCCCACCGGACCGGCCTCTACGGTTGCTGCCTGGTCGGAGTCAGAACATTTCCGGCCATTCGTCGCCGCACGGCAGCCAGTGCAGCGGAACCGTTTCGGGCAATTGCCGAGGCCGGGTGTCCCGCGGAGTCTCCGGCTCTGTTTCCCCCGGACTCACGAGCGACAGCGCCCGGTGAGTGGGGAATTCGTTCCAGCGCGGAATATCGTGTCTTACAAGGGTGCGAAATTCCTCAGGGCGCCCGCCCGCCGGCAGACGAACTTCCCGTCGCGTCAACTCTCTCATATCAACCTCCGTATTCTGTGTGTGGGCGGCGACTTCCATATCACGTCTGCTGGAGCGACGCGGTCAGGCGCTGTCAGTAGTTGTTGCCGGCAGAATCGACGACGTATTGAAGCGGCGCCCCTGAATTCCAGCCGCTATTGCTGCCAGACCCTGGATTCGGGGGGGTGTACGGGCGGAACGGATTGCCGGAAGGGCCCGACGGCTCTTCGTCGGACTCTTCGTCGCTCGAACAGATGTAATGAGCAGTTGCGTCAGCAACGTGCGAGCCGACCGCGGCGCCCACTAGCGCACCGCCGCCGCCGGATACGGCTGCTCCGGCAAGCGCGCCCCCAACTATGAACGCTAGCGTCACGGCCTGCTCGCATTCGGATTCGTGTCCGCCGGCGACGGCGGCGCATTCCTGGTCGAGTAATAGTCTCATGGATTACCTCCTTGTATGGACTGAAATATGCGGCGCAACCCTTGCGCCGCTGCGGTCAGAAGAATGGAATTCCCATGAAGGAAAGAAAAGCGCCAAATCGGCCGCGTATCGCGAGTATTTCCTTTCTTCGGGGTTTATGGCCGAGTGCGGCCAAAACGAGAACCGCCGGGGGCCTGTTGAATGCGCCTGGGGATCTGGAGCGGACGATGGGAATCGAACCCACATCATCAGCTTGGGAAGCTGAGGTTCTGCCTTTGAACTACGCCCGCGCCGCGGCAAAGTCTATGCTAGATTCCAACGGCCGCCAAGTGGCGGGCGCGCAGCCATCGCGAGGGTATGGATCACTTGAATTCGCAGACCGGGCAACGGGCGCCGCCGCGCAGTTTCGTGCGCCGTTCGGGGCGGATTACCCGGGCGCAGAAGCGGGCGCTTGAGGAACTGTGGCCGGCCTACGGGCTGGATGAATCAGCGGACCCGATCTTGTTGGAGCAGGTGTTCGGCCGCCGGGCGCCGACGGTCCTGGAGATCGGTTTCGGCAACGGCGAGACGCTGGTTCGCTCGGCGCGGGAATCGCCGGATGCCAATTTCCTCGGCATCGAGGTCCATCTCCCGGGCCTCGGCCGCTGCATGCTGCTGGCGGAGAAGGCCGGGATACGGAACCTGCGCCTGATCCAGGGTGACGCCGTGGAAGTGCTCGGGCAACGGATGCCGCCCGCCTCGCTCGCGATGGTGTGCCTGTACTTTCCGGACCCCTGGCCGCGCAAGCGGCACCACAAGCGCCGGCTGGTGCAGCCCGGATTCGTCTGGTTGATCGAGCGCGTTCTCGAGCCGCGGGGCGTTTTCCACGTGGCGACCGACTGGGCGCCGTACGCCGAGCATATCGAGCACGTGATGAGCGGCAACGCCGCCTTCGAGCGCTTGAGTCGCCCGCCGTCGCGCTACACCACGCGCTTCGAGACGCGCGGCAGCGCCCTTGGCCATGAAATCTGGGAAGCCGCCTACCGCGTGCGGCGCGAGACTTAGTTCGGTCCGATCGACTCGGAGGACTGGAAGAACTTCAGGCGCGTCACGTAGATCGCCAGCAGGATGGCGGGGACGCCGGCCAGGCACACGAGCACGTAGAAGTTCACCCAGCCGACCTCCAGCGAGAGGAAGCCGGACCAGCCGGCCATGAACTTGCCCGGCAGCGCCATGAGGGAGCTGAGCAGTGCGTATTGGGTCGCCGTGTATTTGCGCGAGGTCAGGGCGGACAGAAAGGCGATGAATGCGGTCCCGGACAGGCCCACGCTGAAGTTGTCCCCGGTTATGACGCCGGCCAGCAGCCAGAGGTTCGTCTCGCCCGCGGTGGCCAGCGCCGCGAACGCCAGGTTGGTGATCGCCAGCAGGATCGCCGAGCCGATCAGCGGTCCCTTCAGCCCGAACCTTCCCACCGCCAGGCCGCCGACCAGGATGCCGGCCAGCGTCGCCACGGTCCCGTACAACTTGGCGACCGCGGCGATTTCGCTCTTCGTGTAGCCCATGTCCAGGTAGAACGGCATCGCCATGCTGCCCATCAGGTAGTCGCTGACCCGGAACAGCGCCACGAAAGCGAGTATCGACAGCGCAAACAGCTTGTAGCGCTGGAAGATGTCCCGGAACGGTTCGACGATGTGGGAACGGACCCATTCCGCGACGCTTTCCCTTCGCCGAACCCGGTTTTCATGCTCGGGCTCCGCGATCAGCAGCACCGCCACGACCCCCACGCCCATGCACGCGGCCATCGCCCGGTAGGTCAGCGACC
It contains:
- a CDS encoding ABC transporter permease, with product MELIFGIGMCLALALMVVFAPLLSAHEPDVNVLENRLQPLGTAGHWLGTDHIGRDIWSRLLAGLVWSSSAAVSATLISLTIGAILGLSAAGIDGWPRTTIRWFTDTVIAFPGLIVAVCVIAIIGQGWLPMVLTLGFLGWPVFARVTYAEALSLMQRSYVTNARLQGVGRWSILGGHLLPGILPTLLAMTAFNCADMLIAESALSFLGIGAPLGAPTWGNMLAEARQYLLREPWLVFAPGIAIVIVVVAANLLGDGLTQRFRQKGPAPLL
- a CDS encoding ABC transporter permease — its product is MAPIRVFTRSPLAQSSLRKLKELFFLLFSLVTLLFFLLRVAGDPALVLAGPDATEAQLAAIKAHYGLDQPLVVQYINYLWSLARLDFGISLESGRPALTVVVEALPVTLQLTVMAMLLTIAICLPLGAWLGIYQMHGSRRVANLIIFLAQGVPGFVAGLFLIQLLSVKLGWLPSIGRGGLETWVLPTLTLASFLVPKLTRVISTKVSETLSKDYIRTALAYGSSPRAVLWRHALPNALLGAVALIGAQFAYLVSGSVIVETMFAWPGLGWQLMQSTRTLDFPLVQTLAIFIAVLVFAVNTLTDMSFRFFDPRLRDTGTST
- a CDS encoding long-chain fatty acid--CoA ligase, which encodes MSKPEIPAIQNVTAGRAVRCAAERAPEKVAISFEDRSLTYRELADRISRVAALSSEKWALGAGDRVVLLAPNCIEYAELLFGLTEMGVVVATLNPSLTSSELKKIVADCDPTLVIAHNELRDVVDSALPTETFGGNQTDLIKDIQPIDNYPAITEEHPFVIGYTSGTTGDPKGVVLSHRSRTWTLMAMGVEWGCFGPNDDFLLMTPLFHAAGFVFLAAPLMFGGTVTITRSFDVDRAITLLSTDRHTGVFLVPTMIHRMLDSLAESNIPFPGETLKTVISNAAALPQATKEKVVNQWGEGLLHETYGATEYGIVTNIRPEDQLLKEDSVGTPFANMEAQIRDQDGHVINGEGTGLLYARGPSTFSGYWRNPAETRKAVQDGWVTVGDVARRDKDGCYYIVDRAKDMVVSGGVNIYPREIEKVLMALPDVVECAVIGVPDSEWGERLRAFVVAADSARLTSSQIIEHCRNQLASAKIPRDILFTDDLPKNASGKVLKNRLRERKKREQ
- a CDS encoding nuclear transport factor 2 family protein, which translates into the protein MSNETFRTTRQKAVALDFLEAFWRADLDEAYAHLTSDAKFYVAPSGADVREQDARSMLEFLVDKLFSRFHENHPLKCEITSMIQEHDVVATEYVARAKTFRLEPYENYYSAHLVIEDHLVRSISTYGDTLYMKGLLSMQRG
- a CDS encoding oxidative damage protection protein, with product MTRTVQCVLLGTEAEGLPRPPYPGALGQRIFENVSQQAWRQWLSHQTMLINEYRLTPIEPAARKFLEEQMEAFFFGGGSSKPEGYRPPSD
- the mutY gene encoding A/G-specific adenine glycosylase; the protein is MRPMIAPQLLAWWDKHGRKHLPWQKNRTPYRIWVSEIMLQQTRVETVMPYFERFMASFPDVQSLAAAQDDDVLAIWAGLGYYTRAHNMLKAARIVVGQHGGELPHDFDSLVALPGIGRSTAGAILALAHGQRRAILDGNARRVLARVHAVEGWPGKASISRKLWGLAEANTPSERVRDYTQAIMDLGATVCLRHSPRCDACPLAESCRARRHGLTGEIPASKPRANRPLKRRSMLVAQRPDGAVLLRRRPPTGIWAGLWSLPTLDDGESAGDWCGRVLGCSPKSHAELAPIRHGFSHFELEIRPIHLPVNTSSSEIQDGVQWRWHDGVQELGMPAPIRRLVESLGVGAARSR
- a CDS encoding peptidase domain-containing ABC transporter: MSKSPRLRTFKPAFDVAIGQLRRLRHIPQHQQSECGLACLAMIADFHGLRIDLAAARARTGGAGRGHTLQALMETAEILGLSGRPLRLELEELRQLKVPCVLHWDLDHYVVLERVRKQRALILDPAADRRWWRLAQLDTHFTGVALELTPHADFRAADLRGALPLKSIARSFDRLARTLAGLTMIALAMQILSLAPPILSQILIDEVTTSQDSELLRSMLIAMALLAAIGIPLQLLQGWIGIWLSTSISLQTSRNLTRRLFSLPVRFFRERHVGDVVSRMQSLSPIIQFATGSVVTGIIDLLKVGLTGVVMLIYSPVLMMISLIGLALRTGLVWSVLPTQRRLSRDGLVAGARQSSAMLESLRGSETVKALAGESERLTVWQTHLVDKLNLDVRSARIGMYSGAGLSALGEAEQIAFLGVGVLALFNGQITLGALFAFMTLRGRFSGALGSLISLFQQAYMLRLHAERLGDIVEHEAEPEDGLPVRRLGGAFEARGLGFAYSSNEQFVLRGFSCRIEPGQLVVLTGPSGSGKSTLLKLFAGLETATEGRFLADGTDVKRLHRRDYRRQLGLVLQGDVLFRGSIAENISFFDPAPNTELIDEVARLAAVDEEIRQFPMGMASRIGDMGSNLSGGQVQRILLARALYRRPRAMILDEATSHLDPATEERVVRTLRDLGITVICAAHRPAILQYADQVIDLSATAPEGRPYNAPDDRAATARMVG
- a CDS encoding HlyD family efflux transporter periplasmic adaptor subunit — translated: MGNLPSGRSREDPGLFRDNALSNRRHRFLGKVLLAGPASTPVAVLVACACLAALIALAFVIQVPSRLHAPGVILPVGGLTTISAEQSGVIEDVLVEPGDMVASGSTLMTLVVDRTLADGIGSYRTRSLSAAHQRQLLLQRRDRERNAFDARMSSMRLEQAALESAAELLEARVQNAARQVELADADYGRLKALASKGHAARRDVEPAELRWLQAAALLDQLRSRQIETKASAGRISQEMVAERQSFQALDLNLEIESERLAERAVELEGLSRRAVTAPMRGKLADVLGSAGKPVSVGDALVTMHPPGAEMEARLYLSSAAGGRAELGQETVLKLPAFPSRQFGVLRGTVTDMTSGPLQANAIRLVPNLLAPAYEARVMLERQHMQARDRRWPLRPGLSVEATIIETRRTLIRWLLDPLVRGAGDTSMNVEEPSLADLQTGI
- the trmB gene encoding tRNA (guanosine(46)-N7)-methyltransferase TrmB, which produces MDHLNSQTGQRAPPRSFVRRSGRITRAQKRALEELWPAYGLDESADPILLEQVFGRRAPTVLEIGFGNGETLVRSARESPDANFLGIEVHLPGLGRCMLLAEKAGIRNLRLIQGDAVEVLGQRMPPASLAMVCLYFPDPWPRKRHHKRRLVQPGFVWLIERVLEPRGVFHVATDWAPYAEHIEHVMSGNAAFERLSRPPSRYTTRFETRGSALGHEIWEAAYRVRRET
- a CDS encoding AmpG family muropeptide MFS transporter, whose translation is MLFLGFAAGLPLLLVFSTLTAWLADVGVYRGTVGMLAWVSLTYSLKFLWAPAVDGIQLPLLHRMLGRRRSWMLLAQLGIIAGLLLLATTDPLENVLLVALFALLASFSSATQDIAIDAWRIEAVEVDRQAAMAASYQYGYRIGMLVSGAGALFLADAYDWSLTYRAMAACMGVGVVAVLLIAEPEHENRVRRRESVAEWVRSHIVEPFRDIFQRYKLFALSILAFVALFRVSDYLMGSMAMPFYLDMGYTKSEIAAVAKLYGTVATLAGILVGGLAVGRFGLKGPLIGSAILLAITNLAFAALATAGETNLWLLAGVITGDNFSVGLSGTAFIAFLSALTSRKYTATQYALLSSLMALPGKFMAGWSGFLSLEVGWVNFYVLVCLAGVPAILLAIYVTRLKFFQSSESIGPN